In the Pithys albifrons albifrons isolate INPA30051 chromosome 3, PitAlb_v1, whole genome shotgun sequence genome, one interval contains:
- the LOC139669435 gene encoding sushi domain-containing protein 3-like — MMGQRFRKSIALCLLPWSCLSFAWSDAAGSSTASPGAGHIRKGLPRDVANGTDVHSNISVPCTALPPPRYGYYYVDRGSGVSLGSVLVYWCQEGYQLMGSERLTCLRRESTSSWSHPPPHCQAASQRSDSGSRVAVAASLLSGAVILGLSVSFAVCCWRDRARRSREGQQHRRKVRGGWKHDSSMPERGRNAFGRLKHYHRRDYHLSALSSSMFPGAFAGCSNVAFQSSPENQPKLPLESWHPDVQALPQLVLQPSTGPIAALPSQLPHNILLPTLACHADLPRDLVPLYYRSYEEHEVFSKTGMPV; from the exons ATGATGGGACAAAGGTTCAGGAAAAGCATCGCCCTTTGtctgctgccctggagctgccttAGCTTTGCCTGGAGTGATGCTGCTGGGTCCAGCACCGCCTCACCCGGTGCAGGACACATCAGAAAGGGGCTACCCAGAGACGTCGCCAATGGGACCGACGTGCACAGCAACATCTCAG TGCCATGCACAGCTCTCCCCCCGCCACGCTATGGATACTACTACGTGGACAGAGGCTCAGGCGTCTCCTTGGGCTCGGTCCTCGTGTACTGGTGCCAGGAGGGGTACCAGCTGATGGGCAGCGAGAGGCTCACTTGCCTCCGCCGGGAGAGCACTTCATCCTGGAgccaccccccaccccactgccagG ccgcCTCGCAGCGCTCGGACAGCGGCTCCCGCGTCGCTGTGGCCGCCTCGCTGCTGAGCGGAGCCGTCATCCTGGGACTGTCCGTCTCTTTCGCCgtctgctgctggagggacaGGGCGAGGAGGAGCCGGGAGGG gcagcagcacaggaggaaagTCAGAGGAGGATGGAAACATGACTCCTCCATGCCTGAGAGGGGCAGGAATGCTTTTGGAAGACTGAAACACTACCACCGGCGTGATTACCACCTCTCAGCCCTCTCCAGCTCCATGTTCCCAGGGGCATTCGCAGGCTGCAGCAACGTAGCTTTCCAAAG TAGCCCTGAAAACCAGCCAAAGCTGCCCTTGGAAAGCTGGCATCCTGACGTGCAGGCTCTACCCCAGCTGGTGTTacagcccagcacaggaccCATCGCCGCCCTGCCCAGCCAGCTGCCTCACAACATCCTGCTGCCCACCTTGGCCTGCCATGCCGACCTCCCCAGGGACCTGGTCCCCCTCTACTACAGAAGCTACGAGGAACATGAGGTCTTCAGCAAAACTGGGATGCCGGTTTGA